The Littorina saxatilis isolate snail1 linkage group LG1, US_GU_Lsax_2.0, whole genome shotgun sequence nucleotide sequence ACAGAAATGGCAAATGGAGTTTAACCCGAGCAAATGCAACATCATCCGCATACTTCCCAGCAAGAATAAGCCGCCCATAGTGTCCACCTACCACCTACATGGACAGACTCTCGAAACTACCAAGGAGAGCAAATACTTAGGAGTCACCATCACCGAAAACCTATCCTGGACCAATCACATCAAGAACGTGACCGCCAAAGGAAACAGAACCGTGGGATTCCTCAGAAGAAATTTTAAAGAATGCACGACGAAGGTGAAGTCAGCTACCTACACAACCATGGTTCGTCCCACTCTCGAATACGCGTCAACAGTGTGGGACCCACATCAGGAAAATGACAAGCAGGCATTAGAAATGGTCCAGAGAAGAGCAGCCAGATACGCCCATAACAACTACTTTGAAAAAACGCCTGGCGTAGTTACCAACATGCTGAACAACCTAGGATGGGAAACTCTGGAAAAAAGACGAGAAAACAATCGCCTCATGATGCTGTACAAAATCAAGCACAAGATGGTCGGCATAGACGAAAAGAACTATCTCCATAGCTCCGACGCAAGAACAAGAGGAGATGGGCTGAGGCAGCAACAGGACTTCCATAAAGCCATATGCAACACCTTTTTCCCACGGACTATCTCCAACTGGAACCATCTTCCCACGACGACGACATCAGCCCCAAGCCTCGAGTCGTTCCGCTCACGTCTCCGCGGTAGCAGCCCCCTGCAGCCGCCAGTGGGCAACCCCTAATCCCTCAACCCCTGTACATAGTTTTAAACGCCTCCCAACCTATCCAGTTCCTGCCCTTTCTCAGtgctggtttttttaaattgtcatCCCGATTCCAAGAGGCACACACCGCATCCGGAATCGACAAGTGACATCAACGCGGGA carries:
- the LOC138971914 gene encoding uncharacterized protein, with the translated sequence MEFNPSKCNIIRILPSKNKPPIVSTYHLHGQTLETTKESKYLGVTITENLSWTNHIKNVTAKGNRTVGFLRRNFKECTTKVKSATYTTMVRPTLEYASTVWDPHQENDKQALEMVQRRAARYAHNNYFEKTPGVVTNMLNNLGWETLEKRRENNRLMMLYKIKHKMVGIDEKNYLHSSDARTRGDGLRQQQDFHKAICNTFFPRTISNWNHLPTTTTSAPSLESFRSRLRGSSPLQPPVGNP